One window of Entelurus aequoreus isolate RoL-2023_Sb linkage group LG06, RoL_Eaeq_v1.1, whole genome shotgun sequence genomic DNA carries:
- the LOC133651494 gene encoding somatostatin receptor type 5-like translates to MEAENASDVFFPDFPVFNASGLNESLLNCTNTTASDGPWGPGVAGVLIPLIYVIVCAIGLGGNTLVIHIVLHYSKMESVTNIYILNLAVADELFMLGLPFLAVQNTLQAWPFGSFMCRLVMTVDSINQFTSIFCLTVMSVDRYLAIIHPIRSAKWRRPRVAKVVNGTVWALSFLVVLPVVVFANAQRAGGICNIVWPQPANVWRAAFIVYTSSVGFLCPLLIICFCYLLIVFKVRSSAKKVHAASAKRRKSERKVTRMVVIVVAVFVFCWLPFYALNVVNLLVALPPDYQGLYYFVVVLGYANSCANPFVYGFLSDNFKQGFRKALCRASRKVEDSRAERRRPAQDDSRMALVPRESQGQSLHRRDDDGDDQEDASEMTEVYGVCQNGNAGCPDREETEAGQPTSRASLTPPSPQTLPQTGA, encoded by the coding sequence ATGGAGGCCGAGAACGCCAGCGACGTCTTCTTCCCCGACTTTCCCGTCTTCAACGCCAGTGGCCTCAACGAGTCGCTGCTCAACTGCACCAATACCACGGCCTCGGACGGGCCGTGGGGGCCCGGCGTGGCCGGCGTGCTGATCCCGCTGATCTACGTGATCGTGTGCGCCATCGGCCTGGGCGGAAACACGCTGGTCATCCACATCGTGCTGCATTACTCCAAGATGGAGTCGGTGACCAACATCTACATCCTCAATTTGGCCGTCGCCGACGAGCTCTTCATGCTGGGCCTGCCCTTCCTGGCGGTGCAGAACACGCTGCAGGCGTGGCCGTTCGGGTCGTTCATGTGCCGCCTGGTGATGACGGTGGACTCTATCAACCAGTTCACCAGCATCTTCTGCCTCACCGTCATGAGCGTGGACCGCTACCTGGCCATCATCCACCCCATACGCTCAGCCAAATGGCGGCGCCCCCGGGTGGCCAAGgtggtgaacggcaccgtgtgggCGCTGTCCTTCCTGGTGGTGCTTCCCGTGGTGGTCTTTGCCAACGCCCAGAGGGCTGGCGGCATCTGCAACATCGTGTGGCCGCAGCCGGCCAACGTGTGGCGAGCGGCTTTCATCGTGTACACGTCCAGCGTGGGCTTCCTGTGCCCACTCCTCATCATCTGCTTCTGCTACCTGCTCATCGTCTTCAAGGTCCGCAGCTCGGCCAAGAAGGTGCACGCCGCCTCCGCCAAGCGCAGGAAGTCGGAGAGAAAGGTGACGCGCATGGTGGTCATCGTGGTGGCCGTCTTCGTCTTCTGCTGGCTGCCGTTCTACGCGCTCAACGTGGTCAACCTGCTGGTGGCGCTTCCCCCCGACTACCAGGGCCTCTACTACTTCGTGGTGGTGCTCGGCTACGCCAACAGCTGCGCCAACCCCTTCGTCTACGGCTTCCTGTCGGACAATTTCAAGCAGGGCTTCAGGAAAGCCCTCTGTCGCGCCAGCAGGAAGGTGGAGGACAGTCGGGCTGAGCGGCGCCGGCCGGCGCAGGACGACAGCAGGATGGCGCTGGTTCCCCGTGAGAGCCAGGGGCAGAGTCTCCACCGCCGAGACGACGATGGCGACGACCAGGAGGACGCCTCGGAAATGACAGAGGTTTACGGAGTCTGCCAAAATGGAAACGCCGGTTGCCCTGACAGAGAGGAGACGGAAGCAGGACAGCCGACCAGCAGGGCGTCGCTAACGCCGCCTTCGCCACAAACCCTACCACAAACTGGGGCGTAA
- the LOC133652043 gene encoding zinc finger protein 345-like isoform X1, translating to MSSFQRLKVTVNERLSAAAEEIFEAVRGTIVGLHEELVRSKREIDRLQKLNKIPTDPDKKSADQPELALSVWNEDFQPGNQPQEEAEQSEEEWIAPLGNEITAGAEFDSKVGVMAPFSEFPSTKEKSPQQSSSQEQMAAAACGDEASFSAAAIDSEEEWKGDESVPSDDSGDEWKKSKKSQFKVREKKSAISCKVCGKGFHAMISLANHSEAHAKDMCGVCGKRFESDADFTIHVKTHMRGSVCGVCGKGFGTTKALETHMRVHTGEKPFKCSECHKAFNCQHNMRRHMRTHTGEKPYACDVCGQHFNDHSTRKRHMMIHECEAMEITTSTSPSQQTGRVICAVCGKMFNSLTTLVNHGNSHPTDCGVCGLHMDSQDDLTLHRKSHCDGKECAMCGKCFDSCKELEVHIRVHTGEKPFLCSHCGKAFNYQQNMKRHMRTHTGEKPYACSVCGKRFNDYSARKRHLQMHENKKNAGENDAQGAAGTMPKPKRREICVVCGKMFHSIISLVNHANSHTTDCGVCGARMECQSDLMVHLKTHRNGKVCHECGKCFDSRRDLETHMRVHTGEKPFSCAVCNKAFNCLHNMNRHERTHTGEKPYACSVCGRCFADRSGLKKHSTVHTGEKAHSCEVCGKSFFRKAYVRLHMKTHGLQPKPPVPESFGA from the exons ATGTCCAGCTTCCAGCGTCTCAAAGTGACCGTTAACGAGCGGCTGAGCGCGGCCGCGGAAGAGATATTTGAGGCGGTTAGAGGCACCATTGTTGGTCTGCACGAAGAGCTGGTGCGCTCCAAACGGGAGATTGACCGACTGCAGAAGCTCAACAAAATCCCCACCGACCCCGACAAAAAATCTGCAG ATCAACCAGAGCTGGCTCTTTCCGTCTGGAATGAAGACTTCCAACCCGGCAATCAGCCACAGGAAGAGGCGGAGCAATCCGAGGAGGAATGGATAGCGCCTTTGGGCAACGAGATCACAGCGGGCGCCGAGTTCGACAGCAAAGTTGGCGTCATGGCGCCTTTCTCTGAATTTCCAAGCACCAAAGAAAAGAGTCCCCAGCAGAGCAGCTCACAGGAGCAGATGGCGGCGGCGGCGTGCGGGGATGAGGCCTCCTTCAGCGCCGCAGCCATCGACAGCGAAGAGGAGTGGAAAGGCGATGAGAGCGTTCCCAGCGACGACAGCGGGGACGAGTGGAAGAAGAGCAAAAAATCCCAGTTCAAAGTCAGAGAGAAAAAGTCGGCCATCAGCTGCAAGGTCTGCGGCAAGGGCTTCCACGCCATGATCTCGCTGGCCAATCACAGCGAGGCTCACGCCAAAGACATGTGCGGCGTCTGCGGCAAACGCTTCGAGTCCGATGCAGACTTCACCATCCACGTCAAGACGCACATGAGAGGCAGCGTGTGCGGCGTCTGCGGCAAAGGCTTCGGCACGACCAAGGCGCTGGAGACGCACATGCGGGTGCATACGGGCGAGAAGCCCTTCAAGTGCAGCGAGTGCCACAAAGCCTTCAACTGCCAGCACAACATGCGGCGGCACATGCGCACGCACACCGGCGAGAAGCCGTACGCCTGCGACGTGTGCGGCCAGCACTTCAACGACCACTCCACCAGGAAGCGCCACATGATGATCCACGAGTGCGAAGCTATGGAGATCACAACGTCCACGTCGCCCAGTCAGCAGACGGGCAGGGTCATATGTGCGGTGTGCGGCAAGATGTTCAACTCCCTCACCACCCTGGTCAACCACGGCAACAGTCACCCCACCGACTGCGGCGTGTGCGGCCTTCACATGGACTCCCAGGACGACTTGACGCTCCACCGCAAGTCCCACTGCGACGGCAAGGAATGCGCCATGTGCGGCAAGTGTTTCGACAGCTGCAAAGAGCTGGAGGTGCACATCCGCGTCCACACGGGCGAGAAGCCCTTCCTGTGCAGCCACTGCGGCAAGGCCTTCAACTACCAACAGAACATGAAGCGACACATGCGCACGCACACTGGAGAGAAGCCGTACGCCTGCTCCGTGTGCGGCAAGAGGTTCAACGACTACTCGGCCCGGAAGCGCCACCTGCAGATGCACGAGAACAAGAAGAACGCGGGAGAGAACGATGCCCAGGGCGCCGCGGGCACCATGCCGAAACCCAAGCGGCGAGAGATTTGTGTGGTGTGCGGTAAGATGTTCCACTCCATCATCTCCCTGGTGAACCACGCCAACAGTCACACCACGGACTGCGGCGTGTGCGGTGCGCGCATGGAGTGCCAGAGCGACCTGATGGTCCACCTGAAAACCCACCGGAACGGCAAAGTGTGCCACGAGTGCGGCAAGTGCTTCGACAGCCGCCGAGACCTGGAGACGCACATGCGGGTGCACACGGGCGAGAAGCCCTTCTCGTGCGCCGTGTGCAACAAGGCCTTCAACTGCCTGCACAACATGAACCGCCACGAGCGCACGCACACGGGAGAGAAGCCCTATGCCTGCTCCGTGTGCGGCCGCTGCTTCGCCGACCGCTCCGGGCTCAAGAAGCACAGCACCGTGCACACGGGCGAGAAGGCGCACAGCTGCGAGGTCTGCGGGAAGAGCTTCTTCCGGAAGGCCTACGTGAGACTTCACATGAAGACACACGGCTTGCAACCTAAGCCTCCCGTTCCTGAGTCTTTCGGGGCTTAG
- the LOC133652043 gene encoding gastrula zinc finger protein XlCGF26.1-like isoform X2, translating into MAPFSEFPSTKEKSPQQSSSQEQMAAAACGDEASFSAAAIDSEEEWKGDESVPSDDSGDEWKKSKKSQFKVREKKSAISCKVCGKGFHAMISLANHSEAHAKDMCGVCGKRFESDADFTIHVKTHMRGSVCGVCGKGFGTTKALETHMRVHTGEKPFKCSECHKAFNCQHNMRRHMRTHTGEKPYACDVCGQHFNDHSTRKRHMMIHECEAMEITTSTSPSQQTGRVICAVCGKMFNSLTTLVNHGNSHPTDCGVCGLHMDSQDDLTLHRKSHCDGKECAMCGKCFDSCKELEVHIRVHTGEKPFLCSHCGKAFNYQQNMKRHMRTHTGEKPYACSVCGKRFNDYSARKRHLQMHENKKNAGENDAQGAAGTMPKPKRREICVVCGKMFHSIISLVNHANSHTTDCGVCGARMECQSDLMVHLKTHRNGKVCHECGKCFDSRRDLETHMRVHTGEKPFSCAVCNKAFNCLHNMNRHERTHTGEKPYACSVCGRCFADRSGLKKHSTVHTGEKAHSCEVCGKSFFRKAYVRLHMKTHGLQPKPPVPESFGA; encoded by the coding sequence ATGGCGCCTTTCTCTGAATTTCCAAGCACCAAAGAAAAGAGTCCCCAGCAGAGCAGCTCACAGGAGCAGATGGCGGCGGCGGCGTGCGGGGATGAGGCCTCCTTCAGCGCCGCAGCCATCGACAGCGAAGAGGAGTGGAAAGGCGATGAGAGCGTTCCCAGCGACGACAGCGGGGACGAGTGGAAGAAGAGCAAAAAATCCCAGTTCAAAGTCAGAGAGAAAAAGTCGGCCATCAGCTGCAAGGTCTGCGGCAAGGGCTTCCACGCCATGATCTCGCTGGCCAATCACAGCGAGGCTCACGCCAAAGACATGTGCGGCGTCTGCGGCAAACGCTTCGAGTCCGATGCAGACTTCACCATCCACGTCAAGACGCACATGAGAGGCAGCGTGTGCGGCGTCTGCGGCAAAGGCTTCGGCACGACCAAGGCGCTGGAGACGCACATGCGGGTGCATACGGGCGAGAAGCCCTTCAAGTGCAGCGAGTGCCACAAAGCCTTCAACTGCCAGCACAACATGCGGCGGCACATGCGCACGCACACCGGCGAGAAGCCGTACGCCTGCGACGTGTGCGGCCAGCACTTCAACGACCACTCCACCAGGAAGCGCCACATGATGATCCACGAGTGCGAAGCTATGGAGATCACAACGTCCACGTCGCCCAGTCAGCAGACGGGCAGGGTCATATGTGCGGTGTGCGGCAAGATGTTCAACTCCCTCACCACCCTGGTCAACCACGGCAACAGTCACCCCACCGACTGCGGCGTGTGCGGCCTTCACATGGACTCCCAGGACGACTTGACGCTCCACCGCAAGTCCCACTGCGACGGCAAGGAATGCGCCATGTGCGGCAAGTGTTTCGACAGCTGCAAAGAGCTGGAGGTGCACATCCGCGTCCACACGGGCGAGAAGCCCTTCCTGTGCAGCCACTGCGGCAAGGCCTTCAACTACCAACAGAACATGAAGCGACACATGCGCACGCACACTGGAGAGAAGCCGTACGCCTGCTCCGTGTGCGGCAAGAGGTTCAACGACTACTCGGCCCGGAAGCGCCACCTGCAGATGCACGAGAACAAGAAGAACGCGGGAGAGAACGATGCCCAGGGCGCCGCGGGCACCATGCCGAAACCCAAGCGGCGAGAGATTTGTGTGGTGTGCGGTAAGATGTTCCACTCCATCATCTCCCTGGTGAACCACGCCAACAGTCACACCACGGACTGCGGCGTGTGCGGTGCGCGCATGGAGTGCCAGAGCGACCTGATGGTCCACCTGAAAACCCACCGGAACGGCAAAGTGTGCCACGAGTGCGGCAAGTGCTTCGACAGCCGCCGAGACCTGGAGACGCACATGCGGGTGCACACGGGCGAGAAGCCCTTCTCGTGCGCCGTGTGCAACAAGGCCTTCAACTGCCTGCACAACATGAACCGCCACGAGCGCACGCACACGGGAGAGAAGCCCTATGCCTGCTCCGTGTGCGGCCGCTGCTTCGCCGACCGCTCCGGGCTCAAGAAGCACAGCACCGTGCACACGGGCGAGAAGGCGCACAGCTGCGAGGTCTGCGGGAAGAGCTTCTTCCGGAAGGCCTACGTGAGACTTCACATGAAGACACACGGCTTGCAACCTAAGCCTCCCGTTCCTGAGTCTTTCGGGGCTTAG